The DNA segment TCTGCGCTTCGATGGCTTTTTTACGGTTTCCTGCTTTTGCTGCTCTTTTCCCTGGGCGATGCTGGCGGCTTCAGCCAGAATTTGCCAGTAAATCGCTGGTTCCTGTTTCATAAGTGCAGCACCGCGTTCCGGCGTGTATTCGATCGGCACCTCTTCGCCATCAACAAGCTCACCAACACCCTTCCAGTCTTTCAGCAGGTAACGCGCGCAGTTATCGATCAGCAGGTCATCAGCAGAGTCAATTTCCCCAACCGCTGACAAGCTAAATTCACTGGTTCCAACCTGGTAACTGGCATCCATCTTTTCAATATGGCGGCGGATAAGGGCATTACGTGAGCGGTACTGGTCGTTATCAATGCTGCTGACGAGCAATTTCAGCCCTTCAATGGGTTTAAGGTCTTTCAGCGGTGTAAACCAGCGCTCGCCGCCAACATCAATTCGTGGGTTTAGGATAATCATTCGAAACTCCTGCATGAAAAAAGCCCGCGCCGCCATGCAGAGCGGAACGGGCAAGGGAAATTTTATGGTTCAGTTACGGTAATGGTTGCCGTATCGGTAAAAGTGCGCGCCTTAGCGGTGATAGTTGCCGTTCCGGCCGCAACACCAGTAACGACGCCTGACGCACTAACTGTTGCCACTTCAGGATCGGATGACTCCCACGTAACAGTATCCGTTGCGCCTGCGGGAGCCAGCGTTGCAGTGAGGCTGGTTGTATCGCCCACATCAACGGAAGCTGTTTCCGGGGTTACCGTGATGCCGGTTGCTGGAATGGTAACGGCGCGGGTAATGGTCGGTGACTCGTCGGCCGCAGTGATATCCAGTTGAACCTGGATAATGTCGGTATTGCCCCCATCCGGCCAGTCGCCTGCGACCTGCACTTTCGGGAAGTTAAATGTGTATTGCCCTTCGTCATTCGCCAGCGTGAAACTGAATGGCACGGTTGCACCGGTAAGTGTTTTGCTCCAGACCTCCCACGCAGCTTTAGACCATGACAATGTGATCGAACCTGACGGCGTAAAGGTGGTTGGGATATTAGCCCCGGCATAGGGTGAACCGGTGCCGATGCAACGCTGGGTCTGGACGTTGTTGTCGAACTGGATGTTGAAGGTATCAATACAGAAGCCATCACCACCGTCGATTCCGTTCAGGTTTATCGCAGTGACCTCTTTGAACGAGTAACGCAGTTCTCCAGCATTATCTGCGGGAGTACCGGTGATGTAACTCGTATCATCTGCTTTTGAGCCCCAGCCCAGCCCGGCGAATGTGACTGTCGCGGTAACGTCGCCATCATTCGGGACCTCTAACTGGAACACGCTTACCTGCGCGCCACGAATAATAGAGGCAATGCCAACGTCCGAAGCGTATGTTGCGAGTGAGAAAGAGATACGGTCATTCCCCATCGTCAGCACGTTGCCCGCCCACTCCGCGCCAAAGCACGAAGCCAGGAAGTCATCATGCTGGCCGTAGCGGAACTTTGCCCCGACATCGCCACCTACATCGACCGTTCCCAGCGTAGCGCCCTGTGCCATTCGGGTACCGCCGATTTCGTCGTTGTCATTGGTATTCTGGGATGGACCAACGCCCCAGCTTGTACGCTTGAAAAGATTCCAGACGCCTGCAGGCGTAATTCCTGGAGTCGTCTCCCGGATAAAGGCCGAGAGTACCTTAGCGCCGCTCGACATGCGGTCACCTCCATCGAAGTTAAGCGCTACAGAGCGCGGTAAGGGATTTGTAGATTGAACTGAGACCAGCCATCCGTTTCGCCAGCGGGAACAGCGGATACGGCGAAATAACTGAGTTTTCCGTCATCCTGGAATTCGAATAATTCACGGAGTTTGTCTGCTGTTTGAGTGATAAGCAGAGAGCCAGAACCAACAGGGACGAAGATCTGAATGATGAGGACGCCGGTACGGTGAACAACCGGACCACCGCCGATTTCATTTGCTCCGGCCATGCCTGAAATGTTGGTGAAACGAGCCCAGATATCACGACCACTTGGATCAAATACGGGTCCGTTTGGATAATCCACGGCATCAGAGGCAATAGCCGTCTGCGCCGTCATGCGAGCAATGACAGCGTTACGAATTTCTGTGAGGGTCATTTGTAGGCCTGTGTTACACCATTAAATGAAACCGCATAAACGCCTGCCGGTGCCTGCTTTGAGTGCCCGTTTTCAAGCGGTACGGAATAAGGAAGGTTTGACTGGATGTAGATGACCGAATAACTTGGCGCCGCAAGAATTGTCGACGTCCCGTTATTTATGGTGTTTGCACCGTTCGGGTCTGGCTCGCTTGGCACGTAATTGCTTGGAGAGCCAATGCTAACAAAATGCGATGCCCGAAAAGTTCCTGCTCGATATTCTGCGGGACGTTTTATATCCATGCTGTCATTGACGCGGGCTTTCCTTTTAAGCCGTCCTGTTTTTGTCAGATTTTCGGGGTTAGAGAGCTGCGACTCATTCCACTCGCTTACCGCTTTGTTGTATTGAACTGCTGTCTGGTTTACAGCCCATATTTCAGGGTTACCGACCGGTGACCGAATAACGATCTCATTGAGCAACTGAATGGCTATAACGCGTTGCAGTTTTCCGACATCCTCTTCCACTTTGTCAGCGAACAATGCAGGGTCAAGACTCCAGGCCTTAGTCATCCCATACTCTCCGCCACTTGCAAAGAATCCGTTCAGGCACGAACAGTACAGCAAAAATTAGCGGCCATAAAAGCACGGCGATTACACCATAAGTAGCCTTAAGCCATACCGAGCCACCATCCCTGACGAGCAATACGGATACAAACTCGAAAAGACCGAGAGGCAGTCCGCAGATTAGATAAAGCAGAAGAAATTGCATTACACCCTCCGCAACTGAATGGAATATGTTGCTTTCGCCGGATCGGTTCCTGCCGTAATGACTTTGTAGCGTTGCTGTTCGCCGGTAATCAGGTCTGGTGCAGTGATGATGTGATCGACTTTCGGTTCGTCGGTAACTTCATTCGTCAGCGCTGTTAATTTCAGGTCGCCGTGCAGGATATTGACGCCATCAATGCGGTTGAGGCTGTATTTCGACAGAACGCCACGCCCGGTGTAGGTCACTGTGGTTTCACCGCCTGTTTCCGTTACCGGGTCCCATCCGGTTTGGATGACGTAAGAGCCGGTAAAGTCGTTAACAGCGTCGGCAAGATCGTCATCGAACGCTGCGGCGATTTCGGTCTGAAGCTCGTCACGAATGCCCATGATGGACACCATTGCATTGCCGGAACTCAACAGTGACTACACCACGTAATTTTCGCGTATACACGTCGCCATTTCGTTTTGCCCGGAGTGGATGCGGAGCGAATTCGACAATCCCCTTTCTCTCATTCGCATAAACGACATGGTTTATTTGGTGCCCGTTCACGAATACATCGCGACGCCCACGGCCATCGCCGACGTAATGAATGTGTGGATTGATTGGTTCGATGATGCTTATCACGTTACCCCCTCACCAGCCTGATTTGTGACTGATTGACGCCATATGGCTTGAGCATCGCCATCGCCAGTTGCAGATCGGAATCAAGAAGCGCAGTGCTATTAACCGCAAGTTCAGCGAATGTCTTTGATACGCTCACGCCGTCAGCATCAACGGAATTGCTCAGCAAAGAACCAGAGTTTGTTTTCTGCTGATACAGCCCGCCATTTGCTGCCGCCTGCGCCGCATATGCGCCAGCCTGCTTCACGTCATCAGGGATAATGATTTCGTGGGTATTTTTGTCACATGGTAATTTCAGGCCAAGACCATTCATCCAGGCGTTAGCCATCAGTACCGATTTTGATTTTTTACTGGCATCAGTCCAGTCAGCACCGAGTATCTGATCAACGTCCGCCACCGTGATGTAGGTGATCATGAATCACTCCTCTATGCGCCAGCCTGCCGCCTTCCAGTTGTCCACTTCGTCAGGATGCACGTCTGCGGTGGTGGGCGCGCCGGGGAATGCCGGGAAGTCAGTGAACATAGCAACCAACTGAGCACCATCCTGCTCCTGCTCCTGCTCCTGCTCCTGCTCCTGCTCCTGCTCCTGCTCCTGCTCCTGCTCCTGCTCCTGCTCCTGCTCCTGCTCCTGAGAATTGTTTTTCGCCGCCAGTTCAGCAGCAAGTTTTTCCGCCGCTCGCTGAGCGCGCTGCTCTTTCGTCAATCCAGCCATAAGCCCTCCAAAGGAAAAGGGGCCGAAGCCCCTTGTGTGTGATGGTGTTAGCCCAGAAGCATTACTGCGTGGGCTGGTTTGATGGAAGCCACGCCCCACGCCAGGCCAACTTCATAACGCACCTGACGGTACTGACGATACAGCGCGATCTGGAAGGTGATACCGGAAACTGGGTCGGTGACATTCATCACGTCATCAGCGGTGTCACCACCTTCCGGCATCGCCGGGGTACGAGAAGCCAGCAGAAATGCGTTGCGGTCAAACGCCATATTTGCAGTGAAACCACCGACTACAGTGATAGCAACGCCGTCTGCCAGGTCCTGACGCAGCCCCGGTGCTGCCAGGGTGATAGTGGTAGCGGTCGCAGCAGCAACGACATACTGGTTATCGTCACCAGCGAAAGTCACAAGCTGGCCCGCAGCAATAGCACCCGTGCCGGTATCAATGGCAATAAGGATATCGCCTTCGGACTTGGCGCCATTCACCAGGTAACCAGCAGCTGTAGCGGCAGCAGCGCGCTTAACTCCAGCAGAACTGTGGATATTGAAGCCCTGCAGACGCCCCAGAACACCCTCACGCAGCAATTGTTCAGTCCCGGCTTCATTGACTTTGAACAGAACCGATTGCTTACCACGCATGTTGGCAATGGCGTCAGAATCAAGAACCATCTGCAGGTTAGTCGTCGGAGAGCCATTTTGTTCCAGAACTTTTCGGGTGTTTGCCGCGTCGGAAAGATCATCTTTGATGCCAAACGGGGTAGTGCCAGCAGTACCAACAGCGCGTGATGTACCGTAATAAAGTGCCCCCAGATCGGAGTCAACTTCGTTAGACAACGCGCGGAATGCCTGGGTGAACTGGTCGGCTAGGATAGTGTTGTAAGTACCTGCCGGGCCGAGAGCCAGTTGTTCTTCACCGTTCCATTTGACCGGTGCCATTTTGGATTTGGTAATTTTTACATCGACAGTGCCAATGTTCTGATCACCAGTATTCGGCGCAGACGGCCCCGGTACGATATCCTCGGTAACTGCTTCCGGTGCGACCGGCGCAGTTACTGTCTGCCCCTTCGCCGCTGCGTCTGCTTTGGTATTGCGCGCGACGGCAGGAATAAACCCCACCTGCTCACGAGAAACGATATCCAGAGCGGTATAGATAGTCGGGATCAACCCGGTCAGTGTATTCGACATGATTCATTTTTCCTTAGAGATAGATTTGGGTTGGTTGAGCTATCCAGCTCTGGCGCCAGCCACCATCCGGAAGCTGGCAAATGCAGTTAGTCGACGATGGTGATACCGTCTTTGAGGGCTGTCTGTTTCCCGGTCTGATCCAGAGAATCGAATGCTGAGCGTTTCATTGTTTTCTGCCCGGCATCGTGTTGAGTCGTTCGTGAACCACCGCCGTTATTGCCACTGGCTTTCAGGATGTGGTCTTTTTGCGGGTACTGCTCTACCAGGAACTCCAGCGCTTCATCGAATGAGGCCAGTTCGCCCGGTTTAGAGCGGGAATAAATTTTGTTGCCGGTGCCGTCATAGGCGACAACTTTACCCTCTTCGACTTTAAACGACTGCCCGAAGCGGGCCTGAAGCAGATCGGCAGGGATGGCGATTTTATCGGTGATAAATTTGGAGCCGGTAAAACTACCGCCGATCATCGAATCGTACAGTTGACCTTCCAGCGTTTTACTTTTGTTGTTGGCCTCATCCAGTTGCGCCTGGAATGATTTGGTGATTTCGGCTTTCACCTGGTCAACTGCGCCAGCATCGATCAGTTTTTTCTGGTCGATTTTGGTCATCATTTCGATTGCTTCGAGCGCCTTTTTAGGGTCTTCAATCCCTGAGAAAGCAGCAAGTTTTGTTTCAACGGCTTCTTTGGCTTCGCGATGGGATTTAGCCTCGCCATTCAGCGCCGAGATTTTGCTGACAGCCTGAGCGGCATCGAAGCCAATTTCTTTCCCGTCGTCATGCACGTAAACCGGCAGACCATTAGCATCGACTTCTGCGTAGTGCTTACCATTTACTTCAACTGTCTTCAGTTTCATGTTGTTACCTTTGATTTGGTCATCCGACCGTTGCACCGCTCACCATCCGGATTGCGGCCATAAAAAAGGCCGCCCGGAGGCAGCCTGTTGTGAATTTCAGATAATAAAAAAGGCCGCCTTAGCGACCTTTCTTTTTGTATTCCCGTTCGAATTTCCACATTTCATAAATTGAACGACTGGATATAACTATTGCAACCAGACCTAAGGCTATTGTGATTAACTGGATAATCATTATCACCTCCTGTTGGTCTAAATAAGATATCACAACCCCGCCTCTTTAAACGCCTGTGCGTCACGTTCCCGCAACTGCGCCAGCGTCAGCCATTCGCCTTTATCGGTGTAGAACTCATCAGGAGACATACCACCATCACGAATCAACCGGGCGCGCTTCTCGCCAACGATTTGCTTCTGGCGATCGAACGACTGACGCGAGAACCATTCCTGATAGTTGGTATCGCCAGGCACAACACCATCCATACTGGCGCGTTCCGCTGGCGGGATATCGCGAACATCGATACCCAACTCTTTCGCTGATTTGAGGATGAAGGTTTCAGTGGAACGGCAGCAGAAATGAATTTTCCCTGGCCCCTGCAAATAAGGAATCTTATGACCGATTGGCTTATTTTCCAGCGTGTACTTAAGGCGGTCGCGAATCCTGCACATCTGCGTCGTTCGGTTGTCCAGGGTGGAAAGCCACTGCTTACCCTTCATCAGGTCGTTATTGGCGTCAGCAAAGCTGTTACGCGCCGTCGCCGCAAGGTGCCCCACTGCCGTTTTCGCGGTGCTGGCGGCATTGGCGCGACTCATCTGTAACGCGCCATCCTGATAGCCGCGATTAGCGTGACCGCGAACCTTGCGCGCTATCTGCTCGTTCGTATCTCCCAGCAAAAAACCCTGTCGAACTGCGTTACTGATGCGGTTGAGGCGATCCGCTTCGAGATTTGAGGCCCACTCACTGAGCAGTCGCCCCTGAAATGGCTGCGCCATTGCCGCAGCATAAACAGCGTCTGGAGAGATACCCACCAGCGGATGAACGTCGGTCACGAACTCCGGCAACAGCGCGTCAAAGAGACTCAACTGATACCCCGCCTCATGTTGCGCCAGGTCATTCAGTTCAGTAGACAGGCTGGAAAACATGCCGTTTATCGCAGTGCGGTTAATTTCCCGCACGCTCGCCAGCAGCGCTTCAAGACGCGTGACCGTAAAGCTGTTCGGCTCTATGCCATCCATCGCCACCAGCAGGCGCGCTGTCAACTCAGCATCACTTTCGTTGAGCAGCTTCACCATCCTGTTGGCAACGCCGGTACTGTAACGACTAATCCAGATAGCGTGCGCTATGGACTCATCACGCAGTTGTTCGTTAACCGTCGCCATTGTTACCGCCCATCAACGTTACCTGCTGGTTTTTCAGCTCGTCGATAACCTCTTCCGGTTTCGCGTCAGGGTCGATGAATTTTAGCGCCTGAAGCACGCGAACGGCATCAACCTGGCGGATGTCGCCCCCCTGTCGCAGGGACTGAACGGCCATAGCAGCAGATGAATCGAACGTCTGAGCAGTAACATCCAGTTCGGTGCGCACATCAACATTGCCGCCATCACTTTCACCAATCCACTGAGCCATGATTTGCAGAATGTTATCAAGTGCATCCTCCAGAGAACTCGCCATGGTGTACAGTGGCGAGTTTTCCTGCATATGCTCTTCATGCGTCTGGTCGTCAGATTTTGTTGATGTGTTTTCTGCGCGCAGCAGTTTCGCACCCGCCTGGCGCATCTGATTTTCCAGATCATCCAGCGATGTTTTGCCGGATTCAATGGCAGCGCCGGTGTGCTCGGTGTATTCCATACCCTGCTTTGCGCGGTCGCTGAATTTAGTAGCGCTGGATGAGCCAATGACCAGTTCCTGATCGTCTTCCAGACCAAAAACTGACAGAAGCGGCACACGCACAACATGAAGAATGTTGTCCTGCTCACTCTGGCTTTGCCAGTGCTTGATATTCAGCAATGCCAGATTCAACAGCGGCGGAGAACCGCGCATAAACCCGGTTTTCTTGGTGTAGAGCGTTACAAGGGTAATATCGTCGCGACTGGTTTCCCACTCTTCATAAAGAGTCCAGGTGGATTCCCCACCATCACCTTTGTTACGGCGCCAGATTTCCACTTTACGCGGCATGATGTGGCGGATCTGCTCAACTTTGGTTTGCCCGAAGTCGTCACCATCCACGACAATGACTTCTTTTACGCGTAACTCAGTGAGCACAACTTTTCCGCTGACAACCTTTGATTTCCAGCCGATCACCTGCCGAGGATTAAGCATCGTTACATACGGTCGACCACCAGCAGCCTGCTCGTCAGCTTTTGTGCGGATTTCTTCGGCGTTTGTGCGCGGGTAATCCACCAGTGCATGTGCGAGACCATACTGAAACGCCAGGCTAAAGAATTGCTGCGCCCAGACATCAAGGCGACTGCCTTCCATATCGATGTTTTCGGCATAATCTTTGATTTTTTCCGGCGTTTTTTCGCTTAACACTGTTGGCTCAGCAAATACGCGCCCGGTATTTTGCTTAATGCTTTCTTCGTAGGCCGGGAGCAGCGTCGCAACAGACAGGCGTTTCTTATAGTCCTCTTTGTCCTCGCGCGGCCAGCGAGGTAGGTAGGCTTCGCCCTGCCGGCGCATTTCCAGCGTGCCGCCCATCAGTGCATCGTTAATGTCCCACGCCTCAACCATGTCGTTATAGTCGAGGTTGGGTGTCGAAATATCTGGCATGGTTTACATCCGAAGTTTGGTGACTTTGCCGACTTTCTTCGGCGGTGAATGCAGAACTTCATAACGAGTTCCGTCCCAGTCGTGATCTTCCTGTTGCGTGTCAACGTCATCAGGGTTTTTGCTGTCGCGGACGAGTACAGGAATACGGCTTATCCAGCCACGGCAGTAATCAAAAACATAAAACGCAGGTTTTTCTGGTATCCCGGATTCCAGTTTTTTACCTTCGACAACCGCCTCCAGCATGTCGGCAAACAATGCGGCGCCATTAACGCGAGAGCCGGGCTTTTTGTTGGCCTCAACCCATTTAACGCCCTGCACTTCCATTTTCTGAGCGATTGAAAGTTCATCATCGCCAGTGTTGTAGATCGCGCTGTCGGCCGGGCCGGGAACAACCTTTTTGCAGATACCCGGCATAATGTTGAGTTGTCCCTGAGTGACGCCATCGAGTTTTATCTCATCAGGTTCGTCAACTTCCTGGCCTGTTAGCCGCTTATCAATCCACGCAACGCCTTTTGCGACGTTGGTAGATGACATGTTCAGCCCTTTATTCAGTTCGTCAGGCGGGCAACCGTACCACTCGCCAATCAGAATCAGAGACCCGGCGGGCGGGCAGAATTGACGCCCATCCGGCAGCGTCGCGACAGTGCCATCCGTGCGAGCCCACCAGAGATTAGAGAACGGCTTCGACTCACCCCAGTCATGGGAACGGTCAACGGTCCAGCTATCCGGTATGCGGAACGGCTTAATGACGTGAAGCGCCTCACTCCATAGATGGTCAAAGCGTCCGCCACTGGTAACATCCCACGAACCCTCTACCCATGCCTTGCGGCGGTTCGGGTCTTTGATGGACATCAGCGTTGCTATGTACTGCGGATCCAGATACGGGTTCTCTTTGAAAGAACCGTGTATCGCGACGCGGGTTAACGTGATCTCTTCTTCCCGCTCGGTTTGAGGGTTGAACACTAATTGTTTGTGACGCTGTACAGTTCCGCGCGGTGCCGGTTCGATAAATCGTTTTTTTACCCAGGTGTGACCGATGCCAAATGGGTTTGTCGTGCTGAATACTTCGAGTGGGATCGGTTTTAGCAACGATCCATCTTTTCGCGGATAGTCTTCAGGCCGGAACGATGAGCGGCGACACGAAAACATTGCTTCGTAGAAATCTGAGTTAGGTTGTTTGGTCAGCTCGTTAAAGCCGATAAACGGAAATTCCTGCCCGTGGAAGTTCCAGTAATCATCAGCTTCGCTTCCGAACCGGAACAGCAGTTCTTCACCAGTAGGCCACACCCATCGCAATTCACTCGCGGACCGAAGAAAATTTGCCCCGTCGCCGAACAGGTTATACATACGCTTAGACTGCGTGATGATGTCTGCCAGGTTCTTATACTCAGTGTCAAAAATGACACCGCGCCAGAATGAACCATAACCGACACCGACATTACGGCGAAAACGCGCCAACTGCGCAGCGGTTTTGCCTGGTCCGCGCGTTCCCTCGTAGAGGATCTCATTACATGGGCAACTCAGCGAAAGAGACTGTGATCCGGGCAGAGGCTTCCATACAGCCTTGTAATTCATCCACCAAGAACCTCATTTTGTTGTTTCTGCGCAGCAGCTTCCCAGTCGTCAACGTTGTCACAGGATGGGACGGGCATAACGTTGTGAGTCGATATAACGTTCTGTTCAACCTTTTGCTTGTTGGTATAAACGTCACCGACCTCTTTCGCAGCCTGTTCGAGAAGCTGGGCCGTCATGCCGAGGTTTTTCATGTTCTCGGCGGTCACAGACATTCGTTGCAGTACGCGAAGCCGATAAGCCTTATTAGCAATCGGGATTTCTGCAATTTCCGTCTGGAAGCGCTCGCGGGTTTCGTTGAACATCTCCACCCATTTTTTCGCCAGGCCTTTGCCGTTAGCTTTTGTCGGGTCGTGGGATTCAACCTGCTGACGGGGGATCGTGATGCCGAATTCTTTTTTGACAGCCTCCACAACCTGAGAAGGGGTGTCGAAGCACGCAAGCGATTGAACGATGAAGGCTTTGACCTCACCTTTTAATGCCGCCATAGCTTACCTGCCCGTCATAATCAGTCATAAAATCAAGCCAGTTTCAGCATGCACGTCCCGCACGCTCTGGCAATGTTAAGATGTGCAACCTCCGCAGGCTTATTCGCCGCATCAACCATTTCCTGCACTTCATTACTGGCACCGTATCGGCGTACGACACCGACAAATTCTTCGACATCATGTCCGCGCAATGTCAGTACCGGCTGACCGGTCTCTTTATTGAACTTCGGCGCGCCATAGTCGTCGGTAGACTGGGCAATATGGTAAAGCTCATGCTCTACCAGTGCGCAGAACTCAAGGTCACTGCATTGTGAGCAGTAATCGGCTGCCAGCGTGATGATGAACTTCGGAATGCGCCCGAACCATTCATACATCTGCTGTTCCATTCTGGCCTTCTGCCAGCCGCCGGCGCGGAGTATTACCTGTTCGGCCTGGCCGAGAACGTAGCGCCCTTTCTTCGCGAACGAATCGGACGCCCACATGAAGCAGAGATCGGCATCAATCAGGTGCGCGTGGTCAGGGTTATGGATGCTTCCTGTATCGCTCAGGATTTGCCTGTTTATCCACTCATGCACTTCATTGGCGGGGATCAGCCTGGTGTATGGCTGCCAGTTTTCAGCATTGATAAAGTTAACCGGCGGGAGTGGCCTGCGCTCGTCATCGTTAGCCATGAGTTAATCCTGTTTGAAGAAAAGGTAAGTAACCAGATTCGCCCGCCACGGCTCCGGCTGGCCGCTATGAAGGTAAAAGCTCGCGTTACCATCGCGAGGAAAACCCGGCGTGACCCGTTTTTGAATAACCACGCTCACTCGCGCAGGGAGAATCCTCCTCAAGGAGGCTGCGGTCTTAGTTCGGGCGTGGAGACTGCGACGAATCGGCGCTATGGGCATTCTTGTCGCAGCGGTCGCCACCATCTCACGATGTTGCTATGCCACTTCCGTCTGTTCCGGCTGCCAAGATATGGATCACCTCATTGGTTGATGCCAATCTATGCTTCTTGTCGGGTAAGCATCAGCAAAGCACCTTGGAAAGTGATTTGGTGATGCCAACAAAAAACCGCCCGGAGGCGGCTATTTTATTTTTTAGTAACTGTATATCGTATGGCCGTAGTCGTCATACGGCTGGCTGTGATGAATATTTTATATTTAATTTTTTCTGCATTAAAGAAATCTTTTAAGAGCTTATAGTAACGTTTAGTTATCTCTGCCCCTCTGTTTTTAATATCTCCTTGAGTAAGCCCCTCACCTTCGTAAGTAATTTCAGCTTTTCTTTTCCCTAAGTAAACATTTTCGGGAAGCTCGTTACCATCGAAATCCTTCTTAAGTCCATTTTTTTCAAGTAGCTCGGAAACCTCACTATAGATGTTCGACTTATCACCGACCGTAATATCGAAGGTAACCATTACATAATATGAAATTGTGGCTTTTTTTGACATTCACTATTTCTCCATTGAAGCGAAGAAATAGTATCGGCAAGTCTAAAAAAAATTTTATTAACTAAGATCAGACATACTACATTCGACTTGATGCTTCTCTCGCCAGAAGACTTAATCTGCACTATTTGCGGAACTCCTGTTGTTTGAGCTTCTAACTGACTCATAAATCTTCTCGCATGTCATTCCAGCTCGGTAGCTTTCGTCAGATCGCTCAGCATAATATCGAGCCTCTTCTGCAAGGCGTCCGAGCATGTCGGCGAGCATTCCGGCGTCGACTCCGGCTGTTTTGCTTCTGACGGAAGCGGCAAGATTTGCGGTGTGCTTTGCGGCGTCCAGGCGGGTAGCGAGTTTTTTTGCTTCGGTGCGCAGCTGGTTAACAGTGGCAGACAGGCCAGCAGCAGTGGCAGCAGATTTAGCGGCTTGTGCTTGTGCATCTTTTACAGCCTCATCACGGGCAATTATGCGCCCTTGTTCAATCCAGCGGGCGGCGGCCTGTGCGTTCACTGTCTGTGACGACTCCGCACTGTCGCGCTCTGCCCATTTTTTTTGCCAGTCCCTGTCGCTCCAGACATTTCCGGTGATAAACGCGCCAGCCACCAGAAGTAAAACGACAACGGGTTTCCACCAGGCTTTTATGCCAGCAATTAACAGCGCCGGGTTCACTGGTCTATCCCCCAGCACGTAAGCGCGCTTTCCTGGTCGCGACGGGAAACCTGCCCAAAGCAGTTATTGGAGCGAATGCGGCAATCTTTTCCGCCGTCGAATATCCAACGCCTGATTTCAGCACAGGCCCCTTTGCGGTCTCCTGCGTTCAGCTTACGAAAAAATCCAGATGGCAGGCATTTACCAGAGCCGATGTTGTACGGGCAGAACGACGCGATCCCCGCTTTCTGTGGTTCTGTCAGTGGTACTTTGATATTTCGCTCTACCCAGGCCAGCGCTTTATCGCGCTCAATGGCGTTTACCTGGTCACATTTCGCCTGCGTCAGCTTCATGCCCTGCACCACCGGTTTACCATCAACCATTGTGGCGCCACGGCAAATCGTCCAGATCCCGCCACCATCTTTGTACGCTGTCAGACTGTTACCCTCTTTCTCATTCAGGAACTGATCGAGAATAACCGACGCTGGCGCACCGGCGAGAACCAGTGCCAGAACGGCGGCACTAAGTTTTGCTCTCCACCCCATCATTCACCAGCCTTAGTAAGCGCGTCGGCAACAACACTTACAGCCGCCGGACGCTCAGCAATGGGTTTATCACTGATTCCATCCAGGTAATCGCGGATCATGGCTGTGCGCTTCTCGTCTTCTTTACGTTTAC comes from the Citrobacter koseri ATCC BAA-895 genome and includes:
- a CDS encoding Ig-like domain-containing protein, with protein sequence MGDTTSLTATLAPAGATDTVTWESSDPEVATVSASGVVTGVAAGTATITAKARTFTDTATITVTEP
- a CDS encoding phage tail terminator-like protein → MTLTEIRNAVIARMTAQTAIASDAVDYPNGPVFDPSGRDIWARFTNISGMAGANEIGGGPVVHRTGVLIIQIFVPVGSGSLLITQTADKLRELFEFQDDGKLSYFAVSAVPAGETDGWSQFNLQIPYRAL
- a CDS encoding P22 phage major capsid protein family protein, with amino-acid sequence MMSNTLTGLIPTIYTALDIVSREQVGFIPAVARNTKADAAAKGQTVTAPVAPEAVTEDIVPGPSAPNTGDQNIGTVDVKITKSKMAPVKWNGEEQLALGPAGTYNTILADQFTQAFRALSNEVDSDLGALYYGTSRAVGTAGTTPFGIKDDLSDAANTRKVLEQNGSPTTNLQMVLDSDAIANMRGKQSVLFKVNEAGTEQLLREGVLGRLQGFNIHSSAGVKRAAAATAAGYLVNGAKSEGDILIAIDTGTGAIAAGQLVTFAGDDNQYVVAAATATTITLAAPGLRQDLADGVAITVVGGFTANMAFDRNAFLLASRTPAMPEGGDTADDVMNVTDPVSGITFQIALYRQYRQVRYEVGLAWGVASIKPAHAVMLLG
- a CDS encoding DUF6651 domain-containing protein, coding for MKLKTVEVNGKHYAEVDANGLPVYVHDDGKEIGFDAAQAVSKISALNGEAKSHREAKEAVETKLAAFSGIEDPKKALEAIEMMTKIDQKKLIDAGAVDQVKAEITKSFQAQLDEANNKSKTLEGQLYDSMIGGSFTGSKFITDKIAIPADLLQARFGQSFKVEEGKVVAYDGTGNKIYSRSKPGELASFDEALEFLVEQYPQKDHILKASGNNGGGSRTTQHDAGQKTMKRSAFDSLDQTGKQTALKDGITIVD
- a CDS encoding phage minor head protein, translated to MATVNEQLRDESIAHAIWISRYSTGVANRMVKLLNESDAELTARLLVAMDGIEPNSFTVTRLEALLASVREINRTAINGMFSSLSTELNDLAQHEAGYQLSLFDALLPEFVTDVHPLVGISPDAVYAAAMAQPFQGRLLSEWASNLEADRLNRISNAVRQGFLLGDTNEQIARKVRGHANRGYQDGALQMSRANAASTAKTAVGHLAATARNSFADANNDLMKGKQWLSTLDNRTTQMCRIRDRLKYTLENKPIGHKIPYLQGPGKIHFCCRSTETFILKSAKELGIDVRDIPPAERASMDGVVPGDTNYQEWFSRQSFDRQKQIVGEKRARLIRDGGMSPDEFYTDKGEWLTLAQLRERDAQAFKEAGL
- a CDS encoding DUF4055 domain-containing protein, which translates into the protein MPDISTPNLDYNDMVEAWDINDALMGGTLEMRRQGEAYLPRWPREDKEDYKKRLSVATLLPAYEESIKQNTGRVFAEPTVLSEKTPEKIKDYAENIDMEGSRLDVWAQQFFSLAFQYGLAHALVDYPRTNAEEIRTKADEQAAGGRPYVTMLNPRQVIGWKSKVVSGKVVLTELRVKEVIVVDGDDFGQTKVEQIRHIMPRKVEIWRRNKGDGGESTWTLYEEWETSRDDITLVTLYTKKTGFMRGSPPLLNLALLNIKHWQSQSEQDNILHVVRVPLLSVFGLEDDQELVIGSSSATKFSDRAKQGMEYTEHTGAAIESGKTSLDDLENQMRQAGAKLLRAENTSTKSDDQTHEEHMQENSPLYTMASSLEDALDNILQIMAQWIGESDGGNVDVRTELDVTAQTFDSSAAMAVQSLRQGGDIRQVDAVRVLQALKFIDPDAKPEEVIDELKNQQVTLMGGNNGDG